The Cucurbita pepo subsp. pepo cultivar mu-cu-16 chromosome LG05, ASM280686v2, whole genome shotgun sequence nucleotide sequence CAACTTTCAAAACATATTTGAATGGTTAAGAATACTTGAAGCAATCATAATTCTAAGAAGAGTACCATCATCCACCGATTGTTCTTCCAACCTAAGCCTTACATCTCCAAATTTCAGGGAAGTAATGATATAATCAACAAATTCTGACATAGCCCCTCCGATTCCAATCTCATCCCTCTgaacaaacacaaattaacATAAACTAGGGTTCTGATCACCAATCAATTCTAAGAAACCACAACAAAAAATGAGTAGAAATCAAAGAAGGAAGTAAGAAAGAGAGAACGTACAGAGAGAATTAAAGAAGCCCACCATGTCGTGAAGCTGGAGAATCGATTTGGTGGATTCCCAAGTGTTTGAATGGAAATCAGTAACACAAAATCTAAGATGCGAGGGATTAGGAGTATGAACATGGAACAAAAATGGGTGCGAAGTAAGCGAACCCCTGTTTATCCACTCCACCTTGGGTTCCCCAAAAATGGCTGCAAAATCTCCAATCTCCATTTTCGATTCTCGAACTCTCAAGAGACGCCTTCGTCTTTAAATCCGCCGAATGAGCTTTGCTCTGCAATGATCGGAGGATCCAAATACAATTTTGATTGACTATTGGGGTTTCTcgctcttttttctttttgggaaTAACATTATTCTTGACccaatatattaaattatatacatttacatgttcatgttcatgttcataGATTCAACTGAATTGATACttctattatatttatatggcaattgaaatcaataatatatcaactaaataataattaaaagatatttttagtatttatttgccaatttaaattttttgtaactttttatttcatatatatatatatatataaaagaaatattaatcaacgtcaaatcatttatttaagcTTACTGGAtcctataaatttttaattttttcaaattaaacccTTAATTCATGTCCAGACTTAATTTTTGAGGTTTCGAAAGTCAAACAATATCacaattaaatacaaaacGAAATTATTTTACAAGACGACActcttcaaatttataaaaaacgGAGAATGGGTTTATGATAcaattataaatcaaaatacaaaagacttaaaaatgtaaaaacagACTGACGCTCCAAAATGACCCATCAGTGAATGTTCAACTCTCGACCGCACCCCCACCTTGATCAGTAGCGTGTGAAcacttgaagaaaaaaaaaaaaagtataaaaatagttaGTAAACATTCTACTTGTACTAGGCTCTCATCACATTTTTAACGCATCCACGGGTTTTTCTTTGGAATAGGAAGTTTGGTCCTAGATTTTATTGCTATCTGAGCATCTGAGGTGTCTCATAGTTCCAAACAATTCTCTAGTCGATTACAAACCCACTATGGGTTTTAAGGAGGTGGTTCACTCAATTTTGGCATCGTGAGTCTACTGGGCAATAAATTTCATCAATAGGGTGAATTGTTTTTAAACTTAGATAGCTTGTTTTGCTTACGTAGTGAATGAccgaaattttgaaatttaaatttaatagttaCTCGtattactatttattattattatatttataataaattttaaaatttgaatttaacctttacttagattattttttttattatttttatattattatatttataataaattttaaattttaaatttaggaatattactttttttttttttatattataataaattttgaaataataaaataataaaataattttaaaaactttcctcacatcattattattattattattatttaaaaagaaaaatttaattttttttttaacacaatCCAATGATACACATTAATTTCTACTTTTGGTCACTTTTTCTTCCCTCCTTAAACTCATTTACTTCctcatatttttcaacaaaattgtTCGATCTTCAATCATGAGGCTTTCATTGTTGCTCTCTACAagcttctaattttatttctcttcggTACATtttttagagatattttttattgtattgtgGAGGAGATAATTGTCCGTGCTCAACTTGTAAGTCTACTCTTTTAGAGAATTGTGGCGTGTTCTTACAAAATTCCAATACTTAGTAACGGTTTAATCCTGAGTCTTGGaaatgattgagtttgctctttaGCTCGTAAAGGGAGAGAGCTATAGTAGTTGGACTTTGACCCGAAGGAAGagtcaataaatttttatttaaattctcaaCAGGCACTGAAAGGTggggagtaggtcgagtttgaccgaaccacaaTAAAATTACGGCATTATATTTTCCAACTCtttccaatttaattttaaaattatgatggTGATTGATGGCATATTCTAAGATTTTCataattgtttattgttttgtattaattatatCTCCTAGTCATTTcctaaaaagtttaataattagaaaagtTAAGcatacttaaaataattttattgttaaaaccctattcacccctctAGGTTGTCATACCGATCCAACAATTGGTTTTCGAGCGAGTTGCtcttatagatttttttatataaaatttattgttagtGTTTATGGCAAACCTACATGTTAATAACGGCCTTAGTGAAGGACAATCAACTTCTAAGCTACCTTAATAGAACAAATTAGACTCACTGGAAagctagaatgaaaatttctttacaagtaattgattattaattatgattaaagGTTAGTAAAGTTCCTTAcattccaataaaaattgttaataatattgagatgggtaaaatagaagaagaatttgatgagcatgatatgaacaaaaatgttCTTTTAAAGCTAGTGCTATAGATTGTCTTTACTGTACCTAACtaataatgaatttaatagagtATCTGCTCGTTCTTCTACTaatgaaatttggaaaattcTAGTAATTTGAGGgaacaaatcaaatttaaaaaaataaaaattagcatattaattcataattatgaCTATTTAAAAGGCCATAACAAAAATTCGTAGGTCAAATTAGGAGGCGATTTAAGAAGTTGTTGGTTCTATCATGACACATGAGATTACCATGGACGAGCATATGGAAGAGGAagccaaaaacaagaaaagtatAGCCCTAAAGTTCATTACGTTGACTCCAAAGACTTGATGAAGAAGTCCTTAGTGAAGATATGTTGTTTACTTCGcacataaatataataataaaaaaaattaatgtggGTAACGATtcttttaaagtaaaaatgatATATCATGTAATAttatgtataattaattttctttttatttcttaaaaataaaataaaaaactccaccatttattattattccaaaGTTCAAACGGTCATAATTTGATTGTCCATGATATCAATTCAGccgccacatcatcacgtcggatATCTTGTTTCGActataactttttattttagctCTAATTTGAGTGATTCAAAAGGTGTTGGAATCGTTACTCTTAGCTTTACACTACGGATAGTTCAAAATACTTATAATTGTTAACATGATAGTTtcgttatcatcaaaacatcaattaattaattccaGATTAAGTACCAAAAAGCCAACATAAGTCAAACCCACTTTGATAGAGACCTACCGTAGAAGTAGATGGTATCAAGGAAGAACTTTCTAGGCCTTAAGAAAAGCTCGTAGTAACTTTTAACACGAGCTTTTAACAATATTGTGTTAAGGAAGTAACTTGCTCGGTTAAGGAAAtgttaagagcctacaagtaggatGCTTTTTAAGTAACTTTTAACTCacccctttcttcttttcttttttcgattGGTATGGAAGAGCGTTCGAGAGCTGCACGATCATAGAGGAAGTTATTCTGGAGCGTCAATCCATTCTTATATTGAGTCTTTTCTATTTCGTTTTGTAATTGTACCTCAAACCCTCTTACTcctttgtaataaatttggattttattttgtatttaatttcgaTGTtgtttatctatttttatttcgatttaaattttatctgaTTTTCgtctttcattttatttttattgtacttttatttacttttatcttCATCTTAGTTGTAGTATGAGATTCAAAGTCTCGAAAATCGGATAGTATAATAGTTAAGATCATTAGGGATATAACATTGTCGACCCTTTTGCCTTCtcaatttcatctttaaaagctttgatttcttctatttcttccCCAATTATTCACAATTTTTCGTGCTAATATAAATACACACATCACAATATTATATGTgctcctttctttttcgttgATTTTTGGGAGATATGAGCATAGTCAATAGTCATGCTTAGGAAGCACGTATACACGCCTACCTAATGGGTTCATGTAATATGTTTGAACGGTGAGCAGAGAAGTACTATGCATCCAACCATACCTACATTACTATTAGCTTAGGTTTTCTAGTTAAAAAGCTATATATCGAACTTGGACCGAATAACTCATAATAAAATGCACAATTGACAGAAATTTGTTGAgcgtttataaatataattgtcgggtcaacaaaaaaaagaagaaaaaaaaagcaactTTTGCGAATTTGGCATGCGAACTCATTGTTTTTACATAATTCATAACTTTAATTATAGTTGAAACATTGTTCATCATTAAATCTTATATTCTATGAATATTATTGTCTACCCTTTTGGTGAATTGGGATGAGTTAATTAAGAAAGCCCCAAAGATTGTGTTCTCCAATATCCAACAATCAGCcatccaaaatttcaatttcacttttatgttctttttttcaaacCTAAAAGCATGCTACAATATCATGAATTTGTACTTCAATTTAGATTTCGTTGTTCAATAGGTATGAATGCGTTTTTTCGtcgtttttttgtttcttctttttcatctaaatatgttacaaaatatatttgtgaTACTCGAGTAAATGAGTGGTACATGATTGAATCGATGTCACGTCTCAATGAGAGTGATTCTAAGGATATGATaactaagaaaaacttaaaaaaactGAACGTTACTATTTATACTAACAAGgtgtatattcattttttagtgGCTAGATAATAAGAATTCCAAAGTTAAGCATACTTTGTTTGGTGGAATTTTGTGTTGGTTACGTCTTGTAAATTTTTCGATGATGCATGTAAGTGAAAACAAAGTATGCTACTAGAAGTTAAAAATGTGATCATGTCGTACGGAAATATAAGAGCCATCAAGGGTCGATTTCGAATTTTGATTCCTGATCTGAATCATGGACATGAGGTGTTACAATTTTaatagatgatgatgaagaacgAGACACTAAATTCACTCAacctaattaaaattaaaagaatttaaacaagttacatgtgagatcccacgttagttgaagaggagaacgaaatattatttataagggcatggaaacttctctttaGCAAactagttttaaaaaccttgagaggaagccggaaaggaaaagccttaagagaacaatatctactagcagttgacttgagccattacaaacGGTTTCAGAGCCTTAGAGGGGGGGTTGACACCAGGCAGTGTGCGAGCGAGACGTTAGGCCCATAAGGGgaaggtggattatgagatcccacatcggttcgaaaactcgaaagaaaaaatttccaTATTTGAGGTGAAGATTCCCAACCTTTCTATTTCCTTTATTGACTTATAGATACCTAAGTTATGGGTATGATATGAAACAACTTTGTCTATGTtgggaaaaagagagagacaacCATGCTCTAACTATGTCTCTCTTTTGAAAGGGAGTGGTTAGCAATTGATCAAATAAGGGTCGTTAAGAGGATGGTACAAACATGAAACGTGGTGGAAGGGAACGAtccatttcttataaaggtgtggaaatctcttcttagtaaacgcattttaaagtcatgagactgatgacgataAATAACAGATCAAAGGGAAAATATTTGTTGGCGATGAGTTTTGGTTGTTACAATTGGTTTCAGAGCCAGTTCCCAAATGGTGCGAGACACTGGTTAGAGTAGGGTTAGACTCTCCTCATAGGAGATATGTTTTAGAATCGTGAGtctaacggcgatacgtaacaggctaaagcggacaatatcttctagtggctgttacaaatggtattagagcaagaTACCGGGCTGTGTGCCAGCGGGgacgttttaaaattcaaataaaacaatatccGTTCGTGATAGACTCAGAGAGTtacacattttcttttatttttgctttggGATAAGCACCAAATGTCTCCCACTTGTGggtgatatatattttaaatgcttTTAGATATGACCTCTCAACTAAAACCATTTCAACTTTAGTGAGTTGTAATGTAATGATGACTTCAACAAAccttaatatttatttatcctCAATTTTCTCGACTATATATAATAGACTGAACTATATGTAGTATTCTCCGTAActctatttatcaaaatttattaatataaacttttaatcatCGTGgagtttatttatattttctctcttgttcttcgtCTTTTTCTTAATCTAAATCGAGCACACGAGTTTCATATTTTGatcctaaaaaataaaaatttgtattttgtgtTAAGATTTTTTTCGAGAGTTACAAGAAATATTAACTtgctttttgaaaaaataatattaatcatacccattttcaaacaataattataaataagattcTTGTCGATTCAGTTGGTGTCTTAGTTTCTAAAGTTTAGTTAAAgtaataaagtaattaaaacacattacaaaatcaaaaaattgttatttttaaacaatattatatttttaaaagacgAGTTATTATTATAGTAGTCAAGATCGTCACAATCAAGTTTTGTTTTACTTgcaatagaaagaaaaaaataatcacgAATAATTCAACTTGATCGATGATATTGTGTCGGCACCAACTATAAAATCgaagatacaaaaaaaaaaaaaaaaaacgaaaaaaaaaaaaaNAAAAAAAACGACTATTGAATTTTGAGTACGTTAGAAATTAATATgaacaatttttgtttaagaGCCAACAAAATGATGAGATgggagaataaaaaatagaagaaattgGGTTTGTATGGCAATGATTATGTATTTGATAACAGTAATCTCGTGAGTCTCGTGAGTGATTGATTTTAAAAGTGATTAGACATGACTCGACTCTTTAAATGTCACCAACCATTATCTAATTCATTTATATCATTGGAGTCGATCATAATAAGCTTTGTATTATACCTCTTAtttcatagtttttaaattggAAATTGGTTTggtaacataaaataaataaaccttaTTGAATAGATAGATCTCGGGTTAGACTTTGAACCGTTCTTTGACCCAGTCGGTGGACGCTATGAGAATTTCAGCTAATTAGAATTTATCCACTCGTAATCGTTTTGTGACAGGATTGAATTTGATATCTTCGTCATTTTCTTCAGTTCCTTACGTCTTTTCCTTCAACCAATTAGGAGTTTGTTCTCAGTTGTAATTGTCATTTGAAGATCAATGATCGCCGCTGGTTTTGTTCGTCAATGTGTTGTCCGTTCCCTAATCATATCGTTCATGAACGTATTCTAGTTATACCGTTATAGGAACTTATTCTAACCATAttgttttatcaatctatcataatcatgtctttttctatacataaccgAATCATATTGTTATCATCAATcatatcttagtcatatcCTTACATTACGTTTATCGTATCTTTCTTACGTCCTATTTCacacatatcattgaacacattgTAACGTAAGagttatcatatcattcacatatcataataCATAcctaacatatcatagtcatattgGTTCATGAACAATTCACAGATATCAAAtttatgacacgtgcagaaccacgaAGCACGTGTtagcatcaaatataatcatgtcgatagtaaggtcacttacttgattaGCTTAAGctggtgtcaccaatttatccttaatgaaagtttggttTTGTAAAAGTTTTAACGAGTaattccgcattcaatgttcatgatatgtacAGTAGCGTTTTAGCtaaagtagaaaatttagggtcgttacactacTTGTGTTCTTAGAAGTAGCTTCGTTTCATGGCCATGGAATGCACAATGGGGTCAATCGCCTCAAGTCGCTCTGTTTCCCTCTCTCGATTGTTCGTTTGTTTTTTGAGTTAAGGATATGGTGGTGAATTGTATACTGTTTCCCTCCAACTGTCGTTGGGGGAAGGTGTCGTCGGTTGAGatttatatcataaaatttaataattacttttattttcctccaattttaattgttttatttgcaatataatattatacattatatcaaaattgAAGGTTATTAGTATAATCTTGAATAGTATGTAATTGACATATGAGAGAATTATATTTAAGTAACATCCCGAATGACCTATAGTATGTAGATAAGGTTGGGTGTTTGTCCTgctaacactattgatacaactcattttgtaattgttataaaagatttaattcAAATCGTTTATGCGAAAAAATATGTATAGGGTTATCATATACGATAAATTTGTTAATCGAGaagtttaatatttcataagatGATCATATGTGACTCGATCCTAATCCTggttaaattatgaattctATCCGTGAGAGTTTGTCTTATGATTTGCATGTGTGAGAATGACATTTGTAGTCGATTCAATATGTTTATCATTTTAGGTACTAGACCAAGTAGAGAACATAATTTAACGAGATGAAGTTCACTCTTTTCTATATAAGACAAGCTCCCTCGAGTAGTAATTTCAAGACTTGAATAATGGGGTCTCACCCTTATACTAAACTTATggttggatcataaacaaatggTCCTTTGACTTAGTTGTACTTACGAACAACTCGAGAATGACGGACTTGTgataattatatcaatggacataCCCATTTGTCtgaatttaaaagtaattacgtatggataaacaaaattagaCAAAATGATTAACCATTCATCAACGACTTTCCTTTATGTTTTATCGGATTTGATTGACCTCGTCCCATTTCATAAATCTCCGAGCTACCCTTAatcgcttttttttttttttttttttttttttttNGGAATTACATATGAAAATTCCCCATGATTAGCTCAATTAATGGCTCTACTTGAATCCAAATTTCTTAAACTTACCCACAACAACAATCCAGACTGGttcttcttttgttgtgtccCACTTttacaataaaacaaaaaaacaacacCACTTTTGTTTCCTTTCCAAAAGTGTGGGACAGGCAGCATGGTTGGATAAAATTGCATGTaaaaatcaaaaaacaaacacataATGACTTATCCTCTTATAAATACACCAAATGGGCTGCAGAGTTTCTCCATTAACTTAGCTGCCATTTCACAGCTTTTcttgaagaacacaaaaaaaaaaaaaaaaaaaaaaatcctNATGGAAGCCAGCAGTGAAAATAGGTTCAATTTGTTGCCTCCTGGTCTCAGATTTTGCCCAACTGATGAAGACCTTGTGCTTCACTTTCTTTATCATAAGGCTTCTCTTGCCTCACCTCACCATTCTTCCAATTCCATCATTCCTCAGCTTCAACTTCATCTCTATAACCCTTGGCAATTCCATGGTAacatctttctctctttctctctctcaatttaCCCTAAtttcgtgagatcccacgtcgatttgAGAGAgtaacgagtgtcagcgaggacactaggccctaaaaagatagattgtgagatcccacatcaattggagagaaaaaacgagtgccaatgaggacgttgggcccttaagggggtagattgtgagatctcacgtcaattggagaggagaacgagtgtcaacgaggacgttgggcctaaatagggtggattgtgagatctcgcatCAATTGTAGagaagaacgagtgccaacgaggacgttgggccttaaagggggtagattgtgagatcctacatcaattgaagaggagaacgagtgccagcaaggatgctggacctCGAAgaaagtggattgtgagatcccacgtcgatacGAGAGagtgaaacaaaacattttttataagatgtggaaacctctccgtagcatttgtgttttaaaatttttgaagagAAACTCAATAGGAAGTcaaaataggacaatatttactagcagtggacttgagctgttacgtCTACCATTTTAGTAAGCTACAAGATTTTGAGATTCGGTTATCAAAATTAGTATCCAAAACCAATAACGTGTTTAAAATGACTTTTTATGCGTTTTTTAATACCTAAAAAGGTGTTCCAACCTATTGTTTACCGAACCATCGTATCGTAACGTTTGAACTTTTAAGAGTACTAAGAGTGAATTAAAACTGGCGTTTTGGACAGGGAGAGCACTTTCAAATGGGGATATTCATTACTTTTTCAGCACAGTGGGAGAAAGCAAAGCAACAGAGAATGGATATTGGAAAGATGTGTTAATGGATGAGCCAATCTTGTGCAGTGCCACTGGGGACGAAGTGGGTAtcaaaaaatatcatattttctttgttggtgaAGGAGATGACTCGCCAACGCCCATCCAAACCACCTGGGTTATGCAAGAATACCGCATTTATAGCTACCTTTTGGATACCCATGCCCACTCTCCAGACACTCTACCAAAACAAGAATCAGTAAGTCAAACAAAAATCAGCCATCTTtctgttcatcttcatctgttcttgttctttcaatttcttatttcttggTATCTTTTTTCGTTTTGGttgattataaatatgtaaTGTCCCACCTCCGatgggaggagaatgaaatatcttttataaatgtgtggaaacctttccttagcagacgcgttttaaaaaccttgtggggaagcccgaaaggggaacccaaagaaaacaatatccgTTAGCGatgggtttgggccgttacaaatggtatcaaagtcagacactggacaatgtgccagtgagaaggctgttccccgaagtGGGTAGACACAAGTCAGTGTActagtaaggacgttggatcccaaagggggtggatttggtgggggtccatATCAATTAGAGAAAGGTACGAGTGCTAACGAGGAAGttaggccctgaagggagtggattgcgatatcccacgtcggttggagaggagaatgaaacgccctttataagggtgtggaaacctctccctatccg carries:
- the LOC111796147 gene encoding NAC domain-containing protein 104-like encodes the protein MEASSENRFNLLPPGLRFCPTDEDLVLHFLYHKASLASPHHSSNSIIPQLQLHLYNPWQFHGRALSNGDIHYFFSTVGESKATENGYWKDVLMDEPILCSATGDEVGIKKYHIFFVGEGDDSPTPIQTTWVMQEYRIYSYLLDTHAHSPDTLPKQESEFGLWVMCRVFEAKDNSTRSIFSYEDDEDNESELSYLDEMYLSIDDI